Proteins encoded together in one Undibacterium sp. CCC3.4 window:
- the ruvX gene encoding Holliday junction resolvase RuvX has translation MSSAAMPVGVVLAFDFGLQRIGVAVGNSVLRQATPLQIISAATNDAKFAELASLIKQWQPALCVVGLPLQPDGAAHAMTQRCTRFAQQLQGRFEVATVLVDERYSSAVLKAGRGERIDDQAAALILQQYFDEH, from the coding sequence ATGAGCAGCGCTGCCATGCCAGTCGGGGTCGTGCTCGCGTTTGATTTCGGTTTGCAAAGAATCGGTGTCGCAGTCGGCAACAGTGTGTTGCGCCAAGCGACGCCGCTACAGATTATTTCTGCCGCCACGAATGACGCCAAGTTTGCCGAGCTGGCCAGCTTGATCAAGCAATGGCAACCGGCACTGTGCGTGGTCGGCTTGCCGCTGCAACCCGATGGTGCGGCGCATGCGATGACGCAACGCTGTACGCGTTTTGCTCAACAATTGCAGGGACGTTTTGAGGTCGCCACCGTCTTGGTCGATGAGCGTTATTCTTCGGCCGTGCTCAAGGCTGGGCGCGGTGAGCGGATTGACGATCAGGCGGCAGCCTTAATATTGCAACAATATTTTGATGAACATTAA
- a CDS encoding YqgE/AlgH family protein codes for MAAAERAGDSIDSTLITTELNLTNHFLISMPAMHDPVFGGSVIYLCEHTPRGAMGMVVNRATDMTVADLFERIELKLENIPDSHPMRAHLVLFGGPVQDDRGFVLHSPVGEYSSSLKVTDDIAFTTSRDVLEAIAAGDGPEQVLMSVGYAGWGAGQLEQEILSNQWLTVAADTEVLFSLSLEQRLHAAIKLLGIDPLMLAAVAGHA; via the coding sequence ATGGCCGCAGCAGAGCGTGCCGGCGATAGCATTGATAGTACATTGATAACGACAGAATTGAATCTGACGAATCATTTCCTTATTTCCATGCCGGCAATGCACGACCCTGTCTTCGGTGGCAGCGTGATTTACCTGTGTGAGCATACTCCCCGCGGTGCCATGGGCATGGTGGTCAATCGCGCGACCGATATGACGGTGGCCGACTTATTTGAACGCATCGAGCTGAAACTCGAAAATATCCCCGACTCGCACCCGATGCGCGCGCATTTGGTATTGTTCGGCGGACCGGTGCAAGACGATCGTGGTTTTGTCTTGCATTCACCCGTAGGGGAATACAGTTCCTCGCTGAAGGTGACCGACGATATTGCCTTTACCACCTCGCGCGATGTGCTCGAAGCCATCGCTGCCGGCGATGGCCCGGAACAGGTACTCATGAGCGTAGGCTATGCCGGCTGGGGTGCCGGTCAGTTGGAGCAAGAAATCCTGAGCAACCAATGGTTGACTGTGGCGGCTGATACCGAGGTGTTATTTTCTTTATCACTTGAGCAACGTCTGCATGCCGCCATCAAATTACTCGGCATCGACCCGTTGATGCTGGCTGCCGTCGCTGGGCACGCCTGA
- the pyrR gene encoding bifunctional pyr operon transcriptional regulator/uracil phosphoribosyltransferase PyrR: MTAFTPLLDAEALYQSLLNQIRPYAQARAAAGQALAVVGIYSGGAWIAARLVADLGLEAAAGLIDVSFYRDDYAAKGLHAAVKPSQIPFDVNGAEILLVDDVLYTGRTTRAAINELFDYGRPARILLAALVDRGGRELPVAADFVAHIANFEPAVSINLQRAEDGTLSFSIDHA, from the coding sequence ATGACGGCCTTTACCCCCTTGCTTGATGCAGAAGCCTTGTATCAAAGCCTGTTGAATCAAATCCGACCGTATGCGCAAGCGCGTGCGGCAGCCGGACAAGCGCTGGCAGTGGTCGGCATTTATTCCGGCGGGGCATGGATTGCCGCGCGCTTGGTAGCCGACCTTGGTCTCGAAGCGGCTGCCGGCCTGATCGATGTCTCGTTTTATCGCGATGATTATGCCGCCAAAGGCTTGCATGCCGCGGTCAAGCCTAGCCAGATACCGTTTGATGTCAATGGTGCCGAGATCTTGCTGGTCGATGATGTGCTCTATACCGGCCGCACCACGCGCGCGGCCATCAATGAATTGTTCGACTATGGTCGGCCGGCGCGCATCTTGCTGGCGGCCTTGGTCGATCGGGGCGGACGCGAATTACCGGTGGCGGCTGATTTTGTTGCGCATATCGCCAATTTTGAACCCGCTGTCTCTATCAATCTGCAACGTGCAGAAGACGGCACACTGAGTTTTTCCATCGACCATGCATAA